The Acanthopagrus latus isolate v.2019 chromosome 6, fAcaLat1.1, whole genome shotgun sequence genome includes a region encoding these proteins:
- the taf4a gene encoding transcription initiation factor TFIID subunit 4 isoform X2: MAVGSGPLDDPFSHTEGKVSSCSAQIFNGSQTMNSHTSGSAAPLVGTTVTSGVGNCSSAAASVTAVTSGPVMSKVVAGAITPPSTNSVIQTPLMNSSVVVSAQPVSQAAGPAVTLVRPPMQSTAGSGATLNGNNIASPAFVASTTGQTGITVQTPLVNSSQSPNSVSVSAGSHIIKAEPPTTIIQSAPQPAVIPSAPRVPVTVAAGPGGIRASTPQMLAPRLPQTSPGQPSIHNIQLPPGMVLVRSESGQLLMIPQQTLAQMQAQAQGGLAPRPATPTNMPPGQAPGNTIISRQVAPSTTIRQGCPAPTSLTATTTLHRPPVLQSSVGAPVPGMTPRTISQTAGTTVTSVTVSKETLENVKKCKSFLSTLIKLASTGKQSTETAASVRELVKDLLEGKLEAEEFTSRLYKELNSSPQPYLVPFLKRSLPALRQLTPDSAVFIQQSQLPQLASAPASSTSSTPSTVVLGSPAPRLTAPVSRPQLQPGVSKPGQSSSLVLQPQPQRAMLRPQVTLPTPPMVTLRNQAPGRIMLGQQQVQLKELQPVPVRPESSPVPKQVFAAALTPAQRNKLKEAGGTFKDDDDINDVASMAGVNLSEESANILATNSGLVGAVTHSCKDEAFLSCALLQRRMLEIGRRYGVTDLGAEVVNYISHATQQRLQNLLEKVSQVAQHKNGNFKEDNKYEQSSDVRAQLKFFEQLDQLEKQRKEDEEREILLKAAKSRARQEDPEQLRLKQKAKEMQQQELAQMRQREANLTALAAIGPRKKRKILDSPSSSTAAEGSGSGPSVSGAGSSGSRPTRQRITRVNLRDLLFCLENERFTSRSHFLYKGFLK; the protein is encoded by the exons ATGGCGGTTGGCTCCGGGCCGCTGGATGAtcctttttcacacacagag GGGAAAGTAAGCTCATGCTCAGCGCAGATTTTCAATGGGAGCCAAACTATGAACTCGCACACTTCGGGAAGCGCTGCCCCTCTCGTAGGGACGACTGTGACAAGTGGAGTCGGTAACTGCAGCAGCGCCGCGGCATCTGTCACAGCTGTCACCAGTGGACCAGTGATGTCTAAAGTTGTGGCCGGTGCGATAACGCCCCCCTCGACTAACAGTGTCATTCAGACGCCTCTCATGAACTCCAGTGTTGTCGTCTCAGCTCAGCCTGTCAGCCAGGCTGCAGGACCCGCCGTGACACTCGTCAGGCCGCCTATGCAAAGCACCGCGGGGTCCGGGGCGACTCTGAATGGGAACAATATTGCGAGCCCTGCTTTTGTGGCCAGTACAACAGGTCAGACAGGTATCACCGTTCAAACCCCGCTTGTAAACAGTAGCCAGTCTCCCAACTCGGTGTCTGTGAGCGCAGGGTCGCACATAATCAAGGCAGAGCCACCCACAACAATAATACAGTCAGCGCCGCAGCCCGCTGTCATTCCCAGCGCACCCCGGGTTCCGGTGACGGTGGCTGCCGGTCCAGGCGGGATCCGAGCCTCGACGCCTCAGATGTTGGCCCCAAGGCTCCCCCAGACCTCCCCTGGACAGCCCAGTATACATAACATCCAGCTCCCGCCGG GGATGGTGCTTGTACGCAGTGAGAGTGGACAGCTGCTGATGATTCCTCAGCAGACTCTGGCCCAGATGCAGGCGCAGGCGCAGGGGGGCTTAGCACCTCGGCCAGCTACACCAACAAACATGCCTCCTGGCCAG GCTCCTGGAAACACCATCATCAGCAGACAGGTGGCACCCAGTACCACCATCCGTCAGGGTTGTCCAGCTCCAACGTCCCTCACTGCGACCACCACACTTCACAGGCCCCCTGTCCTTCAG AGCTCAGTTGGGGCTCCAGTACCAGGAATGACCCCCAGGACCATCAGCCAAACAGCTGGGACCACAGTTACCTCAGTAACAGTGAGCAAA GAGACATTggagaatgtgaagaaatgtaaGAGCTTCCTGTCTACACTGATCAAGCTGGCATCCACAGGGAAACAGTCTACAGAGACTGCAGCCAGTGTGAGAGAGCTGGTCAAGGACCTGCTG GAAGGCAAACTGGAAGCAGAGGAATTCACCAGCAGATTATACAAAGAGCTAAACTCCTCACCCCAACCTTACCTTGTGCCTTTCCTCAAG AGAAGCCTCCCAGCCTTGAGACAGCTCACCCCAGACTCAGCAGTCTTCATCCAGCAGAGTCAGCTCCCCCAGCTGGCATCAGCTCCGGCCTCCTCCACTTCATCCACCCCCAGCACGGTGGTCCTGGGCAGCCCAGCCCCCCGCCTCACTGCTCCAGTCAGCAGGCCCCAGCTCCAGCCAGGAGTTAGCAAACCAGGACAGTCATCCTCACTG GTTCTCCAGCCTCAGCCGCAGAGAGCAATGCTGAGACCTCAGGTAACCTTACCGACGCCCCCCATGGTGACTCTCAGGAATCAGGCCCCTGGTCGCATCATGCTTGGACAGCAACAGGTTCAGCTGAAAGAGCTGCAGCCAG TTCCGGTGAGGCCAGAGTCATCACCTGTTCCCAAACAAGTCTTCGCTGCAGCTTTGACCCCGGCTCAAAGGAACAAACTGAAAGAGGCGGGTGGCACTTTCAA AGATGATGACGATATCAATGACGTGGCCTCCATGGCTGGAGTGAACCTGTCAGAGGAAAGTGCTAATATCCTGGCAACCAATTCTGGATTGGTGGGAGCGGTGACACATTCATGTAAGGACGAGGCTTTTCTCTCCTgtgctctgctgcagaggagaatGCTGGAGATTG gcaGGAGATACGGTGTGACAGACCTGGGTGCAGAGGTGGTGAACTACATCTCCCATGCTACACAGCAGCGGCTCCAGAACCTGCTGGAAAAAGTTTCCCAAGTAGCCCAGCATAAAAATGGCAATTTCAag gaggatAACAAATACGAGCAGAGCAGTGATGTTCGTGCTCAGCTCAAGTTCTTTGAGCAGCTGGACCAGTTAGAAAAACAAcggaaggaggatgaggagagagagatcctCCTAAAGGCAGCTAAG TCTCGAGCTCGGCAAGAGGACCCAGAGCAGCTGCGCCTGAAACAGAAGGCGAAAGAG atgcagcagcaggagctggcTCAGATGAGGCAGAGGGAGGCCAACCTGACGGCTCTGGCAGCCATTGGTcccaggaagaagaggaagattctggattctccatcttcctctacTGCAGCTGAg GGATCAGGATCAGGCCCCTCTGTGTCTGGTGCTGGTTCATCAGGCTCCAGACCCACAAGGCAGCGCATCACGCGTGTCAACCTCAGGGACCTGCTCTTCTGTTTGGAGAATGAGAGATTTACCAGTCGCTCCCATTTCCTCTACAAGGGCTTTCTCAAATAG
- the taf4a gene encoding transcription initiation factor TFIID subunit 4 isoform X3, producing MSSWTWSRRLLKQGKVSSCSAQIFNGSQTMNSHTSGSAAPLVGTTVTSGVGNCSSAAASVTAVTSGPVMSKVVAGAITPPSTNSVIQTPLMNSSVVVSAQPVSQAAGPAVTLVRPPMQSTAGSGATLNGNNIASPAFVASTTGQTGITVQTPLVNSSQSPNSVSVSAGSHIIKAEPPTTIIQSAPQPAVIPSAPRVPVTVAAGPGGIRASTPQMLAPRLPQTSPGQPSIHNIQLPPGMVLVRSESGQLLMIPQQTLAQMQAQAQGGLAPRPATPTNMPPGQAPGNTIISRQVAPSTTIRQGCPAPTSLTATTTLHRPPVLQSSVGAPVPGMTPRTISQTAGTTVTSVTVSKETLENVKKCKSFLSTLIKLASTGKQSTETAASVRELVKDLLEGKLEAEEFTSRLYKELNSSPQPYLVPFLKRSLPALRQLTPDSAVFIQQSQLPQLASAPASSTSSTPSTVVLGSPAPRLTAPVSRPQLQPGVSKPGQSSSLVLQPQPQRAMLRPQVTLPTPPMVTLRNQAPGRIMLGQQQVQLKELQPVPVRPESSPVPKQVFAAALTPAQRNKLKEAGGTFKDDDDINDVASMAGVNLSEESANILATNSGLVGAVTHSCKDEAFLSCALLQRRMLEIGRRYGVTDLGAEVVNYISHATQQRLQNLLEKVSQVAQHKNGNFKEDNKYEQSSDVRAQLKFFEQLDQLEKQRKEDEEREILLKAAKSRARQEDPEQLRLKQKAKEMQQQELAQMRQREANLTALAAIGPRKKRKILDSPSSSTAAEGSGSGPSVSGAGSSGSRPTRQRITRVNLRDLLFCLENERFTSRSHFLYKGFLK from the exons ATGTCCAGCTGGACTTGGTCAAGACGGTTGCTGAAGCAG GGGAAAGTAAGCTCATGCTCAGCGCAGATTTTCAATGGGAGCCAAACTATGAACTCGCACACTTCGGGAAGCGCTGCCCCTCTCGTAGGGACGACTGTGACAAGTGGAGTCGGTAACTGCAGCAGCGCCGCGGCATCTGTCACAGCTGTCACCAGTGGACCAGTGATGTCTAAAGTTGTGGCCGGTGCGATAACGCCCCCCTCGACTAACAGTGTCATTCAGACGCCTCTCATGAACTCCAGTGTTGTCGTCTCAGCTCAGCCTGTCAGCCAGGCTGCAGGACCCGCCGTGACACTCGTCAGGCCGCCTATGCAAAGCACCGCGGGGTCCGGGGCGACTCTGAATGGGAACAATATTGCGAGCCCTGCTTTTGTGGCCAGTACAACAGGTCAGACAGGTATCACCGTTCAAACCCCGCTTGTAAACAGTAGCCAGTCTCCCAACTCGGTGTCTGTGAGCGCAGGGTCGCACATAATCAAGGCAGAGCCACCCACAACAATAATACAGTCAGCGCCGCAGCCCGCTGTCATTCCCAGCGCACCCCGGGTTCCGGTGACGGTGGCTGCCGGTCCAGGCGGGATCCGAGCCTCGACGCCTCAGATGTTGGCCCCAAGGCTCCCCCAGACCTCCCCTGGACAGCCCAGTATACATAACATCCAGCTCCCGCCGG GGATGGTGCTTGTACGCAGTGAGAGTGGACAGCTGCTGATGATTCCTCAGCAGACTCTGGCCCAGATGCAGGCGCAGGCGCAGGGGGGCTTAGCACCTCGGCCAGCTACACCAACAAACATGCCTCCTGGCCAG GCTCCTGGAAACACCATCATCAGCAGACAGGTGGCACCCAGTACCACCATCCGTCAGGGTTGTCCAGCTCCAACGTCCCTCACTGCGACCACCACACTTCACAGGCCCCCTGTCCTTCAG AGCTCAGTTGGGGCTCCAGTACCAGGAATGACCCCCAGGACCATCAGCCAAACAGCTGGGACCACAGTTACCTCAGTAACAGTGAGCAAA GAGACATTggagaatgtgaagaaatgtaaGAGCTTCCTGTCTACACTGATCAAGCTGGCATCCACAGGGAAACAGTCTACAGAGACTGCAGCCAGTGTGAGAGAGCTGGTCAAGGACCTGCTG GAAGGCAAACTGGAAGCAGAGGAATTCACCAGCAGATTATACAAAGAGCTAAACTCCTCACCCCAACCTTACCTTGTGCCTTTCCTCAAG AGAAGCCTCCCAGCCTTGAGACAGCTCACCCCAGACTCAGCAGTCTTCATCCAGCAGAGTCAGCTCCCCCAGCTGGCATCAGCTCCGGCCTCCTCCACTTCATCCACCCCCAGCACGGTGGTCCTGGGCAGCCCAGCCCCCCGCCTCACTGCTCCAGTCAGCAGGCCCCAGCTCCAGCCAGGAGTTAGCAAACCAGGACAGTCATCCTCACTG GTTCTCCAGCCTCAGCCGCAGAGAGCAATGCTGAGACCTCAGGTAACCTTACCGACGCCCCCCATGGTGACTCTCAGGAATCAGGCCCCTGGTCGCATCATGCTTGGACAGCAACAGGTTCAGCTGAAAGAGCTGCAGCCAG TTCCGGTGAGGCCAGAGTCATCACCTGTTCCCAAACAAGTCTTCGCTGCAGCTTTGACCCCGGCTCAAAGGAACAAACTGAAAGAGGCGGGTGGCACTTTCAA AGATGATGACGATATCAATGACGTGGCCTCCATGGCTGGAGTGAACCTGTCAGAGGAAAGTGCTAATATCCTGGCAACCAATTCTGGATTGGTGGGAGCGGTGACACATTCATGTAAGGACGAGGCTTTTCTCTCCTgtgctctgctgcagaggagaatGCTGGAGATTG gcaGGAGATACGGTGTGACAGACCTGGGTGCAGAGGTGGTGAACTACATCTCCCATGCTACACAGCAGCGGCTCCAGAACCTGCTGGAAAAAGTTTCCCAAGTAGCCCAGCATAAAAATGGCAATTTCAag gaggatAACAAATACGAGCAGAGCAGTGATGTTCGTGCTCAGCTCAAGTTCTTTGAGCAGCTGGACCAGTTAGAAAAACAAcggaaggaggatgaggagagagagatcctCCTAAAGGCAGCTAAG TCTCGAGCTCGGCAAGAGGACCCAGAGCAGCTGCGCCTGAAACAGAAGGCGAAAGAG atgcagcagcaggagctggcTCAGATGAGGCAGAGGGAGGCCAACCTGACGGCTCTGGCAGCCATTGGTcccaggaagaagaggaagattctggattctccatcttcctctacTGCAGCTGAg GGATCAGGATCAGGCCCCTCTGTGTCTGGTGCTGGTTCATCAGGCTCCAGACCCACAAGGCAGCGCATCACGCGTGTCAACCTCAGGGACCTGCTCTTCTGTTTGGAGAATGAGAGATTTACCAGTCGCTCCCATTTCCTCTACAAGGGCTTTCTCAAATAG
- the taf4a gene encoding transcription initiation factor TFIID subunit 4 isoform X1, which produces MDASTASTVSSTGHNPGTPLVVSDGVTSLPTHQGKVSSCSAQIFNGSQTMNSHTSGSAAPLVGTTVTSGVGNCSSAAASVTAVTSGPVMSKVVAGAITPPSTNSVIQTPLMNSSVVVSAQPVSQAAGPAVTLVRPPMQSTAGSGATLNGNNIASPAFVASTTGQTGITVQTPLVNSSQSPNSVSVSAGSHIIKAEPPTTIIQSAPQPAVIPSAPRVPVTVAAGPGGIRASTPQMLAPRLPQTSPGQPSIHNIQLPPGMVLVRSESGQLLMIPQQTLAQMQAQAQGGLAPRPATPTNMPPGQAPGNTIISRQVAPSTTIRQGCPAPTSLTATTTLHRPPVLQSSVGAPVPGMTPRTISQTAGTTVTSVTVSKETLENVKKCKSFLSTLIKLASTGKQSTETAASVRELVKDLLEGKLEAEEFTSRLYKELNSSPQPYLVPFLKRSLPALRQLTPDSAVFIQQSQLPQLASAPASSTSSTPSTVVLGSPAPRLTAPVSRPQLQPGVSKPGQSSSLVLQPQPQRAMLRPQVTLPTPPMVTLRNQAPGRIMLGQQQVQLKELQPVPVRPESSPVPKQVFAAALTPAQRNKLKEAGGTFKDDDDINDVASMAGVNLSEESANILATNSGLVGAVTHSCKDEAFLSCALLQRRMLEIGRRYGVTDLGAEVVNYISHATQQRLQNLLEKVSQVAQHKNGNFKEDNKYEQSSDVRAQLKFFEQLDQLEKQRKEDEEREILLKAAKSRARQEDPEQLRLKQKAKEMQQQELAQMRQREANLTALAAIGPRKKRKILDSPSSSTAAEGSGSGPSVSGAGSSGSRPTRQRITRVNLRDLLFCLENERFTSRSHFLYKGFLK; this is translated from the exons ATGGATGCATCGACGGCCAGCACGGTCTCCAGCACGGGACACAACCCTGGCACACCACTTGTTGTTAGTGACGGTGTAACTTCTCTCCCCACTCACCAGGGGAAAGTAAGCTCATGCTCAGCGCAGATTTTCAATGGGAGCCAAACTATGAACTCGCACACTTCGGGAAGCGCTGCCCCTCTCGTAGGGACGACTGTGACAAGTGGAGTCGGTAACTGCAGCAGCGCCGCGGCATCTGTCACAGCTGTCACCAGTGGACCAGTGATGTCTAAAGTTGTGGCCGGTGCGATAACGCCCCCCTCGACTAACAGTGTCATTCAGACGCCTCTCATGAACTCCAGTGTTGTCGTCTCAGCTCAGCCTGTCAGCCAGGCTGCAGGACCCGCCGTGACACTCGTCAGGCCGCCTATGCAAAGCACCGCGGGGTCCGGGGCGACTCTGAATGGGAACAATATTGCGAGCCCTGCTTTTGTGGCCAGTACAACAGGTCAGACAGGTATCACCGTTCAAACCCCGCTTGTAAACAGTAGCCAGTCTCCCAACTCGGTGTCTGTGAGCGCAGGGTCGCACATAATCAAGGCAGAGCCACCCACAACAATAATACAGTCAGCGCCGCAGCCCGCTGTCATTCCCAGCGCACCCCGGGTTCCGGTGACGGTGGCTGCCGGTCCAGGCGGGATCCGAGCCTCGACGCCTCAGATGTTGGCCCCAAGGCTCCCCCAGACCTCCCCTGGACAGCCCAGTATACATAACATCCAGCTCCCGCCGG GGATGGTGCTTGTACGCAGTGAGAGTGGACAGCTGCTGATGATTCCTCAGCAGACTCTGGCCCAGATGCAGGCGCAGGCGCAGGGGGGCTTAGCACCTCGGCCAGCTACACCAACAAACATGCCTCCTGGCCAG GCTCCTGGAAACACCATCATCAGCAGACAGGTGGCACCCAGTACCACCATCCGTCAGGGTTGTCCAGCTCCAACGTCCCTCACTGCGACCACCACACTTCACAGGCCCCCTGTCCTTCAG AGCTCAGTTGGGGCTCCAGTACCAGGAATGACCCCCAGGACCATCAGCCAAACAGCTGGGACCACAGTTACCTCAGTAACAGTGAGCAAA GAGACATTggagaatgtgaagaaatgtaaGAGCTTCCTGTCTACACTGATCAAGCTGGCATCCACAGGGAAACAGTCTACAGAGACTGCAGCCAGTGTGAGAGAGCTGGTCAAGGACCTGCTG GAAGGCAAACTGGAAGCAGAGGAATTCACCAGCAGATTATACAAAGAGCTAAACTCCTCACCCCAACCTTACCTTGTGCCTTTCCTCAAG AGAAGCCTCCCAGCCTTGAGACAGCTCACCCCAGACTCAGCAGTCTTCATCCAGCAGAGTCAGCTCCCCCAGCTGGCATCAGCTCCGGCCTCCTCCACTTCATCCACCCCCAGCACGGTGGTCCTGGGCAGCCCAGCCCCCCGCCTCACTGCTCCAGTCAGCAGGCCCCAGCTCCAGCCAGGAGTTAGCAAACCAGGACAGTCATCCTCACTG GTTCTCCAGCCTCAGCCGCAGAGAGCAATGCTGAGACCTCAGGTAACCTTACCGACGCCCCCCATGGTGACTCTCAGGAATCAGGCCCCTGGTCGCATCATGCTTGGACAGCAACAGGTTCAGCTGAAAGAGCTGCAGCCAG TTCCGGTGAGGCCAGAGTCATCACCTGTTCCCAAACAAGTCTTCGCTGCAGCTTTGACCCCGGCTCAAAGGAACAAACTGAAAGAGGCGGGTGGCACTTTCAA AGATGATGACGATATCAATGACGTGGCCTCCATGGCTGGAGTGAACCTGTCAGAGGAAAGTGCTAATATCCTGGCAACCAATTCTGGATTGGTGGGAGCGGTGACACATTCATGTAAGGACGAGGCTTTTCTCTCCTgtgctctgctgcagaggagaatGCTGGAGATTG gcaGGAGATACGGTGTGACAGACCTGGGTGCAGAGGTGGTGAACTACATCTCCCATGCTACACAGCAGCGGCTCCAGAACCTGCTGGAAAAAGTTTCCCAAGTAGCCCAGCATAAAAATGGCAATTTCAag gaggatAACAAATACGAGCAGAGCAGTGATGTTCGTGCTCAGCTCAAGTTCTTTGAGCAGCTGGACCAGTTAGAAAAACAAcggaaggaggatgaggagagagagatcctCCTAAAGGCAGCTAAG TCTCGAGCTCGGCAAGAGGACCCAGAGCAGCTGCGCCTGAAACAGAAGGCGAAAGAG atgcagcagcaggagctggcTCAGATGAGGCAGAGGGAGGCCAACCTGACGGCTCTGGCAGCCATTGGTcccaggaagaagaggaagattctggattctccatcttcctctacTGCAGCTGAg GGATCAGGATCAGGCCCCTCTGTGTCTGGTGCTGGTTCATCAGGCTCCAGACCCACAAGGCAGCGCATCACGCGTGTCAACCTCAGGGACCTGCTCTTCTGTTTGGAGAATGAGAGATTTACCAGTCGCTCCCATTTCCTCTACAAGGGCTTTCTCAAATAG